The Haloplanus natans DSM 17983 DNA segment GGCGCGGTGCCCCTCGTCGCCGTCACGAGCGCCGAAACCGGCCGGCCGTACGTCATCGCGCGCAAGCAGGCCAAGGAGTACGGCACCGGCAACCGGATCGAGGGCCGCCTCGACGAGGGCGACCACGTGGTCGTCCTCGAGGACATCGCCACGACGGGCAAGAGCGCACTCGACGCCGTCGAGGCGCTGCGCGAGGCGGGCGCCGTCGTCGACCGGGTTCTCGTCGTCGTGGACCGGGAAGACGGAGCGAACGACCTGCTGGCGGACCACGGCATCGAACTCGAATCGCTTCTCACGGCGAGCGACCTGCTGGCCGAGGAGTAACCGCCGCTCGCCGTTTTAAAAGAGCGAGAGGTAGACGACCCCACCGAAGCCGAGGGCGATCAGAACGGCACCGGGGATCTGGTAGACCCAGTCGGGGAACATCTCCACGTACTCGCCGTCGTCGGGCTGCGGTCTGGTTTTGGTTGCCATGCTAGGATACGAATCCGCAGCTACATATAAATATATTAATTGTTTATGATATATTTGCACTGACTCCGCCAGCCGCGTCCCTCACCGGTCGAGCAGTGCTCCCGTGCAGCCCCAGCGTACGGATTTTCTGACGGATCGAAACGGGGACCCCGACCAGCATGCCAACTGTTAAGTTCGACATTAGTGATACGACCAGTCGTACATGGGACTCAGCGACTCCCTGGCGAACTACTTCGGATTCGAGGAACACGGCACGACGCTCCGGACGGAGGCGCTCGCGGGACTCACCACCTTCCTCACGATGTCGTACATCGTCGTGGTGAACCCGAGTATCCTCGCCGGGATTCCGGGCGAGAAACCGGGCATCGTCGTGTCGGGGTACGGCCCCGGTGAGGTACAGTCGATGCTCGCCGTCGTCACCATCATCGCGGCGGCGGTGGCGACGCTCATCATGGCACTGTACGCGAACCGGCCGTTCGGACAGGCACCCGGGCTCGGCCTGAACGCCTTCTTCGCGTTCACCGTCGTCGGCGCACTCGGCATCCCGTGGCAGACGGCGCTCGCCGCCGTCGTCGTCGAGGGGATCATCTTCATCGTGCTGACGGCCGTCGGGGCCCGCGAGTACATCATCCGGGCGTTTCCGGAACCGGTCAAGTTCGCCGTCGGCACCGGTATCGGCCTGTTTCTGGCGATCATCGGGCTGCAGGCCATGGGCATCGTCGTCGACGATCCGGCGACGCTGATCACGCTCGGCGCCGTCGCCTCCGATCCGGTCGCTATCGTCTCCGTCGTTGGCCTCCTCTTTACTTTCGCGCTCTATGCCCGTGGCATCCGTGGATCGATCATCGTCGGCATCCTCGCCACGACGGCGCTTGGCTGGGGGGTCGTCGAGGCGGGCCTCGTGAGCGGCGAGGCGGCCAACAGCCTCGTCGCCGGTGCCCCCGGCGCCACCTACGACATCACGCCCCTCGCCGGCGCCTTCGTCACCGGCGTCGCCGACATCGAGGCGTTCACCTTCGCGCTCGTCGTGTTCACCTTCTTTTTCGTCGACTTCTTCGACACCGCGGGGACGCTCACCGGCGTCTCCCAGATCGCGGGCTTTCTCGACGAGGACGGGAACCTCCCCGACATCGACAGGCCGCTGATGGCCGACGCGGTCGGCACCACGGTCGGTGGGATGCTCGGCACCTCGACCGTGACGACCTACATCGAGTCGGCCTCCGGCGTCGAGGAGGGTGGCCGGACGGGTATGACCGCCCTCGTCGTTGCCCTGCTCTTTCTCGCGTCGCTGGCGGTCGTCCCGCTCGCGGCCGCCATCCCGCTGTACGCCTCCCATATCGCTCTCGTCGTCATCGGCGTCGTCATGCTCGGCAACGTCGTCGACATCGCGTGGGACGACCTGAGTTACGCGATTCCGGCCGGCATGACCATCCTCGTAATGCCCCTGACTTACTCCATCGCGACGGGCATCGCGGCGGGCATCGTCACCTACCCCATCGTGAAGGCCGCACGCGGCGAGTGGGACGACGTGCGCCTCGGTCACTGGGTCCTCGCCGGCGCGTTCGTCTTCTACTACGTCGTGCGGACGAACACGCTGGCGGCGTAGCGCCGTCGCGTCCGCGGCACACACGTCCGTCGGCCTCAAGTTCACGGAGCCTGTACTGTCACCGATGCCATCGCTGGAACTCTACGAACTCCCCGGCTGCCCCTACTGCGCGAAGGTAAAGACAAAACTCGACGAACTCGGTCTGGAGTACGTCTCCCACGAGGTACCCCGGTCGCACTCCGAGCGGACGGAAGTGAAGGAGGTGAGCGGCCAGACGGGCGTCCCCGTTCTGATCGACCCCGACCACGACGTCGAGGGAATGGCCGAGAGCGACGACATCGTCGCCTACCTCGACGAGACCTACGGCGCCTGATCCTCGACGACGTACGATCCGAAGCCGTCGACGGTCCCGACCGGCGGCGCGCCGAACGCCAACCAGACGTGTCGCTCCTCAGTGTGGTTACACAGGTTTCTGACCGTCTCCGGCGCAACGCGGACGATTCCGCCGGCCGGCACGTCGTGCACCTCGTCCGCGAGAGATATCTGCCCGCCGTCCATCGAGACGAACACCTCTTCCTGTCCCTCGTGGGTGTGGGGGGTCGTCACCTCGCCGGGGTCGACGATCACCTGGTTCACCCGGAGTTCGGCCGCCCCGAGCGGTTCGGTTAGCTTTCGTACGGCAGTCTCGCAGGTGTTGAACTCCCCGGCCGGCACGTCGTCGGGGTCGACGATGCTGTAGCCGTCCGGCATACCTAGACGAGCGGTCGGTGGGCGGATAGTTTTTCGCCCCGATCCGATCAGCTCTCGACGGGCGACCGCGCGCGTTCGAGAATCAGGTCCCGAAGGTCGTCGGCGTCCCGAAGCGCCGCCAGTTCCTCCTGGCTCACCAGCGCGGTGCCCTCGACGGCGTCGCGCTTCTCGCGTTCCTCGGTGACGTACACCGCGCGGGTGCGGGTCACCTCGCCGAGCGAGGACATAATTCGGGCGCGCTTCTCCGCGCTTCGGGTGAACGCGGAGTGGCCCGTCAGCAGATTCTCGATTTCGCGGTCGCCGTCCTCGCTGACGGCGGTGAACGGCGCTCGGGTCGTCGGGTGGACGGTGAACCCGACGCGGGCGAGGACCGCGAGGACGTGATCTTCCTCCGGGTCGAGCGCGGGGTCCTGTGGCGTTGGATCGGCGTCCCGGACCTCGTCGGCGCCGTCGAGTACGTCGACGGGATTGCTAAACGGCTGGTCGAACAGGTCCTCCAGCTTGATCGCCACGTCGATACTGGCGTTCATGCCGTCCTCGTACTTCGAGACGGTGCGTCGCGAGACGCCGAGTTCGGTCGCCAGACGACCGAGGCTCCAGCCGCGTTCCTCGCGTTCGTCCGCGAGCAGGTCGCCGTCGATGTTGACGTAGAGACCGCCGGGCGCCGCGTAGATGAGCGGCGGGACGTTCTCGACGAACAGGTCGAAGGCGGTGTCGGGGTTGATCGCGGGCACGCCGTGGCGGAAGTAGACCACCTCGGGTTTCAACTCCTCGTCGCGGGTCCGCAAGCCGATGACCAGCGGTGTCGCCGACAGATACGAGCCGAGTCGGCGCATCTCCACGCCCGTCTCGGCGTCGA contains these protein-coding regions:
- the pyrE gene encoding orotate phosphoribosyltransferase; translated protein: MTNQALIAALRAAEAVKFGEFELSHGGTSDYYVDKYLFETDPECLSLIADAFADRLGDDEKLAGVALGAVPLVAVTSAETGRPYVIARKQAKEYGTGNRIEGRLDEGDHVVVLEDIATTGKSALDAVEALREAGAVVDRVLVVVDREDGANDLLADHGIELESLLTASDLLAEE
- a CDS encoding NCS2 family permease encodes the protein MGLSDSLANYFGFEEHGTTLRTEALAGLTTFLTMSYIVVVNPSILAGIPGEKPGIVVSGYGPGEVQSMLAVVTIIAAAVATLIMALYANRPFGQAPGLGLNAFFAFTVVGALGIPWQTALAAVVVEGIIFIVLTAVGAREYIIRAFPEPVKFAVGTGIGLFLAIIGLQAMGIVVDDPATLITLGAVASDPVAIVSVVGLLFTFALYARGIRGSIIVGILATTALGWGVVEAGLVSGEAANSLVAGAPGATYDITPLAGAFVTGVADIEAFTFALVVFTFFFVDFFDTAGTLTGVSQIAGFLDEDGNLPDIDRPLMADAVGTTVGGMLGTSTVTTYIESASGVEEGGRTGMTALVVALLFLASLAVVPLAAAIPLYASHIALVVIGVVMLGNVVDIAWDDLSYAIPAGMTILVMPLTYSIATGIAAGIVTYPIVKAARGEWDDVRLGHWVLAGAFVFYYVVRTNTLAA
- a CDS encoding glutathione S-transferase N-terminal domain-containing protein; translation: MPSLELYELPGCPYCAKVKTKLDELGLEYVSHEVPRSHSERTEVKEVSGQTGVPVLIDPDHDVEGMAESDDIVAYLDETYGA
- a CDS encoding cupin domain-containing protein; the protein is MPDGYSIVDPDDVPAGEFNTCETAVRKLTEPLGAAELRVNQVIVDPGEVTTPHTHEGQEEVFVSMDGGQISLADEVHDVPAGGIVRVAPETVRNLCNHTEERHVWLAFGAPPVGTVDGFGSYVVEDQAP
- a CDS encoding transcriptional regulator, which gives rise to MSRSALVGNITAMLGDAGFAVSDRCSIRPKSFDLAARRGDDLLLVKILANVDGLDAETGVEMRRLGSYLSATPLVIGLRTRDEELKPEVVYFRHGVPAINPDTAFDLFVENVPPLIYAAPGGLYVNIDGDLLADEREERGWSLGRLATELGVSRRTVSKYEDGMNASIDVAIKLEDLFDQPFSNPVDVLDGADEVRDADPTPQDPALDPEEDHVLAVLARVGFTVHPTTRAPFTAVSEDGDREIENLLTGHSAFTRSAEKRARIMSSLGEVTRTRAVYVTEEREKRDAVEGTALVSQEELAALRDADDLRDLILERARSPVES